In the genome of Microbacterium saperdae, one region contains:
- a CDS encoding site-specific integrase: MHEYFIKGELSRSGDPKAKDRRYRIVYRRPDHTQTTERGFTTKRAAQDRLNDVEVSKHRGEYVDPASARVTVGALGVEWLRNKRTSLKPSTYRALSDAWRVYVEPRWGETPVSAVQSSAVSEWVRQLSEGTAVSARRESRRTAGLAVKPKSATVVLRAHGVLAAILDVALRDKRVSRNAARGLDNLPRKVSKPHVYLSHVQVGALADASGEYGTLVHVAAYTGLRWGELTGLRVRDVDALNRRLSVQENAVKVGAVIHVGTPKTHERRSVPYPAFLSLPIARACEGKTRDALLFGEGLVHAPRPRTSEGSRSWFVTALEMAGLPRMTIHDLRHTAASLAISAGANVKAVQRMLGHKSAAMTLDVYADLFDDDLNAVSDALDHARAAANVANLLSRQASKAKGNPRQP, encoded by the coding sequence ATTCACGAGTACTTCATCAAGGGCGAGCTCAGCCGTAGCGGAGATCCAAAGGCCAAGGATCGCCGCTACAGGATTGTCTATCGGCGCCCTGACCACACACAGACGACGGAGCGGGGCTTCACCACGAAGCGGGCCGCTCAGGACCGGCTGAATGACGTCGAGGTGTCGAAGCACCGAGGGGAGTACGTAGATCCGGCGAGCGCGCGTGTGACTGTGGGGGCTCTGGGTGTGGAGTGGTTGCGGAACAAGCGCACGAGTTTGAAGCCGTCGACGTATCGGGCCCTGTCGGATGCGTGGCGAGTGTATGTCGAGCCGCGATGGGGCGAGACGCCCGTGTCGGCGGTACAGAGCTCCGCGGTGAGTGAGTGGGTGCGCCAGTTGTCTGAGGGTACTGCTGTGAGCGCTCGTCGGGAATCGAGGCGGACTGCCGGCCTGGCGGTGAAGCCGAAGAGTGCGACGGTCGTCCTGCGGGCGCATGGCGTGCTCGCTGCGATCCTCGATGTGGCGCTGCGCGATAAGCGGGTGTCTCGGAATGCAGCTCGAGGGCTGGACAATCTGCCGCGGAAGGTGTCCAAGCCTCACGTGTACCTATCGCACGTGCAGGTCGGCGCTCTGGCGGACGCGTCCGGGGAGTATGGCACGCTCGTGCACGTCGCGGCGTACACCGGGCTCAGGTGGGGCGAGTTGACGGGCCTGCGGGTGCGGGACGTCGACGCGCTCAATCGGCGCCTCAGCGTCCAGGAGAACGCCGTCAAAGTGGGCGCCGTGATCCACGTGGGGACTCCGAAGACCCATGAGCGCCGATCGGTGCCCTACCCGGCGTTCCTATCGTTGCCGATCGCTCGAGCGTGCGAGGGCAAGACTCGTGATGCGCTGCTCTTCGGTGAGGGCCTGGTGCACGCCCCGCGGCCACGGACGAGTGAGGGCTCTCGGTCCTGGTTCGTCACAGCGCTCGAGATGGCTGGTCTCCCACGGATGACGATTCACGATCTGAGGCACACGGCTGCGTCGCTCGCAATCTCGGCCGGCGCCAACGTCAAGGCGGTGCAGCGGATGCTCGGCCACAAGTCGGCTGCGATGACGCTCGACGTGTATGCGGATCTCTTCGACGATGATCTGAACGCGGTTTCGGATGCCCTCGATCACGCACGTGCTGCAGCGAATGTTGCCAATCTGTTGTCACGGCAGGCCTCGAAGGCCAAGGGGAATCCCCGCCAGCCCTGA
- a CDS encoding tyrosine-type recombinase/integrase → MSDTDALDAFADYQRSAGQSPATIRKRRSLLMGLVKYDNPLVECDVFTLRRHLGRDDVMLATRSAERYAFIAFYRFLQEEGIRLDNPSTRLPSIRVPRGEPRPFSPEQFDTLLSSGAYRRTRHMICLGYYQGFRVSSIARVHGSDIDLVTNTITTIGKGRKHGRLPLHPAIREIAASMPTDDWWFPSPKDPSQPIKPGAVSDLIHDAIRRSGITDRKLTPHSLRHSFGSNLVDAGVDIRVVKELMMHESLSTTQIYTRVSESKKQEGIAALRSRDIPAHSGRPIAGRHVYAQGVRVASS, encoded by the coding sequence ATGAGCGACACCGATGCCCTCGACGCGTTCGCCGACTACCAGCGGTCGGCCGGGCAGTCTCCCGCCACAATCCGCAAGCGCCGCAGCCTCCTCATGGGCCTCGTCAAGTACGACAACCCTCTCGTGGAGTGCGACGTGTTCACCCTCCGGCGCCACCTCGGCCGGGACGATGTCATGCTCGCCACCCGCAGCGCCGAAAGGTACGCCTTCATCGCGTTCTACCGGTTCCTGCAGGAGGAGGGCATCCGCCTCGATAACCCGTCGACCAGGTTGCCGAGCATCCGCGTCCCGCGCGGTGAGCCGCGACCCTTCTCGCCCGAGCAGTTCGACACGTTGCTGTCATCCGGCGCCTATCGCCGCACGCGGCACATGATCTGCCTCGGCTACTACCAGGGATTCCGCGTCTCCTCGATCGCCCGCGTCCACGGCTCCGACATCGACCTGGTTACCAACACCATCACCACGATCGGGAAGGGCCGCAAACACGGCCGTCTCCCACTGCACCCAGCCATCCGCGAGATCGCCGCCTCCATGCCGACAGACGACTGGTGGTTCCCCTCCCCGAAAGATCCATCGCAACCGATCAAGCCCGGCGCCGTGAGCGACCTCATCCACGACGCGATCCGCCGCTCAGGGATCACCGACCGCAAGCTCACCCCGCACTCCCTTCGACACTCATTCGGCAGCAACCTCGTCGACGCCGGCGTCGATATCCGCGTAGTCAAAGAGCTCATGATGCACGAGAGCTTGTCGACGACGCAGATCTACACGCGGGTCAGTGAGTCCAAGAAGCAAGAAGGGATCGCGGCCCTGCGGAGCCGCGACATCCCCGCGCATTCAGGGCGACCAATCGCCGGCCGACACGTGTACGCGCAAGGCGTGAGGGTGGCGAGCTCATGA
- a CDS encoding phage tail tape measure protein, with the protein MREVGKATEETATKAEKLAAQKQGFEQLGRAALGFGAVAALGVGLAISKWAEFDQQMSYVQAATHETAGNMDLLKEAALDAGARTVFSATEAAGAIEELARAGVSTADILGGGLDASLDLAAAGGLDVAQAAGIAAVALKTFNLQGQDMAHVADLLAAGAGKAMGDVSDLSQALAQGGMVAKQTGLSIEETTAGLAAFASQGLIGSDAGTSFKSMLQRLTPQSAEAQRKMDELGISAYDAGGNFVGLAQFAGNLQTSLQKLTPEQRNAAMATIFGSDAVRAASVLYSEGEQGIREWTEAVNDQGYAAETARLRLDNLAGDVEALGGAFDTALITSGSGANDALRALVQSATGVLDIFGELPEEVQGAGVIFALAAAGVSLMAGAFLTGVPRVAAFKEAVSDLKLSMSGVSIAAGAVTVGLGIVIGVIGAVAAAHAEAQAQARAYADTLERGTQRVTQATRDLAAENLTAEKSFLWISRGSAADAAEELGLGVDTVTDAVLGNAEALTKVYTAVQKGLDRGSKAMVDQTDADIRASRAAELLTESLEGEIGALDEARKVAEQKSAADKTAAAAAEQHESALRELEGGAAGAMQGIDELSDAIRGFGSTELDARAAVRELEAAYDDLAASVAENGASLDITTEAGRSNEAALDAIARKTLEVTASTLSQTGSQQAANEAMAAGRQQLIDMLAQFGITGAEADAYADRLGLIPGNIPTTVQLLGVGEASTAIQQLISAYDGRKIRLNVAINRGASDAELAGIAGIGYTPPQNAAGNLYSNGKQVAAFAAGGVVGFGSNGTPPHIASATNGGLLKYAEAGWDEAFITMNPAYGDRSRDIWVETGRRLGAWQPAPPSYAAAAPQRTTGGNQYTFTGDIVRADEGELVRAMNKEVRRAMAMTGVNEGVSD; encoded by the coding sequence ATGAGAGAGGTCGGCAAAGCGACCGAAGAGACCGCGACCAAGGCGGAGAAACTCGCAGCCCAGAAGCAGGGCTTCGAGCAGCTCGGCCGAGCAGCTCTCGGCTTCGGCGCCGTCGCGGCTCTCGGCGTCGGACTGGCAATCAGCAAGTGGGCTGAGTTCGACCAGCAGATGTCCTATGTGCAGGCGGCCACGCACGAGACCGCCGGCAACATGGACCTCCTCAAGGAGGCCGCGCTCGACGCCGGCGCCCGCACCGTGTTCAGCGCCACTGAAGCGGCCGGCGCGATCGAAGAGCTCGCCCGCGCCGGCGTCTCCACCGCCGACATTCTCGGCGGTGGCCTCGACGCCTCCCTCGACCTGGCAGCAGCCGGCGGCCTCGACGTCGCCCAGGCGGCCGGCATCGCCGCCGTCGCACTCAAGACCTTCAACCTGCAGGGCCAGGACATGGCCCACGTCGCGGATCTGCTCGCCGCTGGCGCCGGCAAAGCCATGGGTGACGTGTCCGACCTCTCCCAGGCTCTCGCGCAGGGCGGCATGGTCGCCAAGCAGACCGGGCTCTCGATCGAGGAAACGACCGCAGGGCTCGCCGCCTTCGCCTCTCAGGGCCTCATCGGCTCCGACGCCGGCACGAGCTTCAAGAGCATGCTGCAGCGCCTCACCCCGCAGTCCGCCGAAGCGCAACGCAAGATGGACGAGCTCGGGATCTCCGCCTACGACGCCGGCGGCAACTTCGTCGGTCTCGCCCAGTTCGCTGGCAACCTCCAGACCTCGCTGCAGAAGCTCACCCCAGAGCAGCGCAACGCGGCCATGGCGACCATCTTCGGGTCCGACGCCGTCCGCGCCGCCAGTGTCCTCTACTCGGAAGGCGAGCAGGGGATCCGTGAGTGGACCGAAGCCGTCAACGACCAGGGCTACGCCGCGGAAACCGCGCGGCTGCGCCTGGACAACCTCGCCGGCGACGTCGAGGCACTCGGTGGGGCCTTCGACACCGCACTCATCACCAGCGGTTCTGGTGCCAACGACGCACTCCGCGCCCTCGTCCAGTCCGCCACCGGTGTGCTCGACATCTTCGGCGAGCTCCCCGAAGAGGTTCAGGGCGCCGGCGTGATCTTCGCCCTCGCGGCGGCCGGCGTCTCCCTCATGGCCGGCGCCTTCCTCACCGGCGTCCCCCGGGTCGCGGCGTTCAAGGAGGCCGTGTCTGACCTCAAACTGTCGATGTCGGGCGTGAGCATCGCCGCCGGCGCCGTGACAGTCGGGCTCGGCATCGTCATCGGCGTCATCGGCGCTGTCGCGGCCGCACACGCCGAAGCGCAGGCCCAGGCCCGCGCCTACGCCGACACCCTGGAGCGCGGTACGCAGCGAGTGACGCAGGCCACCCGTGACCTGGCAGCGGAGAACCTCACCGCGGAGAAGTCATTCCTCTGGATCTCCCGCGGATCCGCCGCCGACGCCGCCGAGGAACTCGGCCTCGGCGTCGACACCGTCACAGACGCCGTGCTCGGCAACGCGGAGGCACTCACCAAGGTCTACACCGCCGTGCAGAAAGGCCTCGATCGCGGATCCAAGGCCATGGTCGACCAGACCGACGCCGATATCCGCGCCTCTCGCGCCGCCGAGCTCCTCACCGAAAGCCTGGAAGGCGAGATCGGAGCTCTCGACGAGGCCCGGAAGGTCGCCGAGCAGAAGAGCGCCGCAGACAAGACCGCCGCAGCCGCGGCCGAGCAGCACGAGAGCGCACTCCGCGAGCTCGAGGGCGGGGCAGCCGGCGCCATGCAGGGCATCGATGAGCTCTCCGACGCCATCCGCGGCTTCGGGTCCACCGAGCTCGACGCCCGCGCCGCAGTCCGGGAGCTCGAGGCCGCATACGACGACCTGGCAGCCTCGGTCGCTGAGAACGGCGCCAGCCTCGACATCACCACCGAAGCAGGCCGGTCCAACGAAGCCGCACTCGACGCGATCGCCCGCAAAACACTCGAGGTCACCGCGTCCACGCTCAGCCAGACCGGCAGCCAGCAGGCGGCGAACGAGGCCATGGCCGCCGGCCGCCAGCAACTCATCGATATGCTCGCCCAGTTCGGCATCACCGGCGCCGAAGCCGACGCCTACGCCGACAGGCTCGGACTCATCCCCGGCAACATCCCCACCACAGTGCAGCTGCTCGGCGTCGGGGAAGCCAGCACCGCGATTCAGCAACTCATCAGCGCCTACGACGGGCGCAAGATCCGGCTCAACGTCGCGATCAACCGCGGAGCGAGTGACGCTGAGCTCGCCGGTATTGCCGGCATCGGCTACACGCCTCCGCAGAACGCCGCCGGCAACCTGTACAGCAATGGCAAGCAGGTCGCCGCGTTCGCCGCAGGCGGGGTTGTTGGCTTTGGTAGCAACGGGACTCCGCCGCACATCGCTTCGGCCACCAACGGGGGACTACTCAAGTACGCTGAAGCAGGGTGGGACGAAGCGTTCATCACGATGAACCCCGCCTACGGCGACCGGTCCCGCGACATCTGGGTAGAGACGGGGCGGAGACTCGGGGCGTGGCAACCCGCACCCCCGTCGTACGCTGCCGCGGCGCCCCAGCGAACGACGGGTGGCAACCAGTACACATTCACAGGTGACATCGTCAGAGCCGACGAGGGCGAGCTCGTGCGGGCGATGAACAAAGAGGTGAGGCGCGCAATGGCCATGACTGGAGTCAACGAGGGGGTGAGCGACTAA
- a CDS encoding helix-turn-helix domain-containing protein, producing the protein MPQSLSTTEVANHLGITPRAVTKAIHAGRLPATRTGRRWTIDREDLALHQATRTEHI; encoded by the coding sequence ATGCCACAGTCACTCAGCACAACCGAAGTCGCCAACCACCTCGGCATCACACCCCGAGCAGTCACCAAAGCAATCCACGCCGGCCGCCTCCCCGCAACACGCACCGGACGCCGCTGGACCATAGACCGCGAAGACCTCGCACTGCACCAGGCCACACGAACGGAGCACATCTGA
- a CDS encoding helix-turn-helix transcriptional regulator, protein MTVQLAAEHPEAPRAAEQKYLTPAQTCDLIPGMTVGHLAQLRFTGKGPKFLKPTPRTVLYRTADIIAWLENSEQTSTAV, encoded by the coding sequence GTGACAGTTCAACTCGCAGCCGAGCATCCTGAGGCGCCGAGAGCGGCCGAGCAGAAGTACCTGACGCCGGCACAAACGTGTGACCTCATCCCTGGCATGACGGTCGGCCACCTGGCCCAGCTTCGATTCACCGGCAAGGGGCCGAAGTTCCTGAAGCCAACCCCTCGGACCGTGCTCTATCGGACTGCCGACATCATCGCGTGGCTCGAAAACTCCGAGCAGACCAGCACTGCGGTCTGA
- a CDS encoding transporter substrate-binding domain-containing protein, with translation MNARRSRSCSALIASGVVALLLSGCGLTIPTDPNGTLETVRDGELRVGVSPDPPLVVDSAGVPSGSVVALVDRFAAALDATPVWTVATEETLVGMLEEGDLDLIAGGITADTPWLERAGVSRGFTDISGADGRELVMLVPLGENDFLSTLERFLDAEVGS, from the coding sequence GTGAACGCGCGTCGATCTCGCTCCTGCTCTGCTCTGATTGCCTCCGGCGTGGTTGCCCTGCTGCTCAGCGGGTGTGGTCTGACGATCCCCACCGACCCGAACGGCACGCTCGAAACGGTTCGCGATGGTGAGCTTCGCGTCGGCGTGTCCCCAGATCCTCCCCTGGTGGTCGACAGCGCTGGCGTGCCCTCCGGAAGCGTCGTCGCACTCGTCGATCGCTTTGCGGCAGCACTCGACGCCACACCGGTGTGGACCGTCGCGACGGAAGAGACGCTCGTGGGAATGCTGGAAGAAGGCGACCTTGACCTGATAGCGGGGGGCATCACGGCTGACACTCCGTGGCTGGAACGTGCTGGCGTCAGTCGCGGGTTCACGGATATCTCCGGCGCCGATGGCCGTGAGCTCGTGATGCTGGTGCCGCTGGGTGAGAACGACTTCTTGTCGACGCTCGAGCGTTTCCTCGACGCCGAGGTCGGGTCGTGA
- a CDS encoding helix-turn-helix domain-containing protein encodes MTGDSGGKDSDSGVETFTATVEYLPDDDARPIEIGGPALTLRSPGTLVVDHHPRIGLETRIRVSASGSFWLRILSVAIESYGAEEVNSEDLRNVRVIDLLRQHLPPLAGWTPFTSHALASETFSSAIRDQWPSPGAMGEVARTYNVALALRLHPIKAVTDAFGISRSTAHRWINQCRESGLIVSG; translated from the coding sequence ATGACTGGGGATAGCGGCGGCAAGGACTCTGATTCAGGGGTTGAAACGTTCACTGCGACGGTTGAGTACCTGCCGGATGACGATGCACGCCCTATCGAGATCGGCGGACCGGCACTCACCCTGCGGTCGCCTGGGACGCTCGTCGTCGACCACCACCCGCGGATAGGCCTAGAGACTCGCATCCGCGTGTCCGCGTCAGGTTCGTTCTGGCTGAGAATCCTGTCTGTCGCGATCGAGAGCTACGGGGCCGAGGAGGTCAACTCTGAGGACCTCCGGAATGTGCGAGTGATCGACTTGCTCCGGCAGCATCTGCCACCGCTTGCGGGATGGACGCCGTTCACCTCGCACGCGCTGGCTAGCGAGACCTTCTCATCAGCGATACGTGACCAGTGGCCGTCACCCGGAGCGATGGGCGAGGTCGCACGCACCTACAACGTCGCTCTCGCACTGCGCTTGCACCCGATCAAGGCGGTTACCGACGCGTTCGGTATTTCTCGATCGACTGCGCACCGTTGGATCAACCAGTGCCGAGAATCGGGGCTGATCGTCAGTGGGTAG
- a CDS encoding cation transporter, translating into MPPEQAQALRKAVRWEWITIAYTSVTIAVIAVVVGNSQAMRTAWIEDMLSLIPQFAFLIALIFVRRRPNRTHPYGMHRAMGIGHLVAGVALFVVGANLAVESTLGLIAGEHPTIGTVQIWGQTIWLGWLMIAVMAVIVVGPIFFYGPAKAKLAPVLHNKLLYADADMAKADWQTTVASIVGVLGVGVGVWWLDGAAAVFISLGIIWDGVRNTKAAVVDLMDQRARTYDSKNPHPLASDIVAHLRSQPWVRDAAVRLRDQGQVFHVEAFVIPRRGRVTTRQVTTVAEGIAALDWKVQDVVIVPAEQLPDEADPGHRGQ; encoded by the coding sequence CTGCCCCCTGAGCAGGCGCAGGCGCTGCGTAAGGCCGTCCGCTGGGAGTGGATCACCATCGCCTACACGAGCGTGACGATCGCCGTCATCGCTGTGGTCGTCGGGAACTCGCAGGCGATGCGGACGGCATGGATCGAAGACATGTTGTCGCTGATTCCCCAGTTCGCGTTCCTGATCGCCCTGATATTCGTCCGCCGCAGACCCAACCGCACCCACCCCTACGGCATGCATCGGGCGATGGGTATCGGGCACCTCGTCGCCGGCGTCGCCCTCTTCGTCGTGGGTGCAAACCTTGCTGTGGAGTCGACCTTGGGACTGATCGCCGGTGAACATCCCACGATCGGCACGGTGCAGATCTGGGGCCAGACGATCTGGCTGGGCTGGTTGATGATCGCGGTGATGGCTGTCATCGTCGTCGGCCCGATCTTCTTCTACGGCCCCGCGAAAGCGAAGCTCGCACCCGTCCTGCACAACAAGCTTCTCTACGCCGACGCGGATATGGCAAAAGCGGACTGGCAAACGACCGTCGCGTCCATCGTCGGCGTCCTCGGCGTGGGTGTCGGGGTGTGGTGGCTCGACGGAGCGGCAGCCGTGTTCATCTCACTCGGGATCATCTGGGACGGTGTCCGCAACACCAAGGCCGCAGTCGTCGATCTCATGGATCAACGCGCCCGAACATACGACAGCAAGAATCCCCATCCCCTCGCGAGCGACATCGTCGCACACCTGCGCTCACAGCCCTGGGTACGCGACGCTGCTGTCCGTCTCCGTGACCAGGGACAGGTGTTCCACGTGGAAGCCTTCGTCATTCCCAGACGCGGCAGAGTCACCACCCGTCAGGTCACCACCGTCGCAGAAGGAATTGCGGCCCTGGACTGGAAGGTGCAGGACGTGGTCATCGTGCCCGCCGAGCAACTGCCAGATGAAGCGGACCCAGGCCACCGAGGCCAGTGA
- a CDS encoding tyrosine-type recombinase/integrase: MTYAGRPENVVRPIEPWPHGWEEPVRLFTSTLNASNLAQRTVDGYLSIIRRLAIETQKPPCDVTRNDLLARQTRGIAASSMATERIAYRRFFGLLHDDDLIATDPAAKLPRVKVRKGQPRPMTDQQIAALFVGARRRTQALLILLAYVGMRCHEAARVRGEMFDLVDNTVRYITKGGYERVQPLHPIVRALAEQMPPRGYWFPSPNGTGPILAKTVSTRVGIRIKAAGIDDPKITAHSIRHWFGTSLARGGADIRVIQTLMGHELISSTQIYVQVDQAPKITALDGLPLIAAPAITALAGAPRLPQIEDQRRQRDAAIAHGTRRKYGQGCRCDECRADHRERAARWRENRTSMEAV, encoded by the coding sequence ATGACCTACGCAGGACGCCCCGAGAACGTCGTCCGCCCGATCGAACCGTGGCCCCACGGATGGGAGGAACCAGTGCGACTCTTCACCAGCACCCTCAACGCATCGAACCTCGCACAGCGCACCGTCGACGGCTACCTGTCGATCATCCGGCGTCTCGCGATCGAGACACAGAAGCCACCATGTGACGTCACCCGCAACGATCTCCTCGCCCGACAGACCCGGGGCATCGCCGCCAGCAGCATGGCCACCGAACGCATCGCCTACCGCCGGTTCTTCGGACTCCTCCACGACGACGACCTGATCGCCACAGATCCCGCGGCCAAGCTCCCCAGGGTCAAAGTGCGCAAGGGCCAACCGCGCCCCATGACCGACCAGCAGATCGCAGCACTCTTCGTCGGCGCTCGCCGGCGCACCCAAGCGCTGCTCATACTCCTCGCGTACGTCGGCATGCGCTGCCACGAAGCCGCACGAGTCCGCGGCGAGATGTTCGACCTGGTCGACAACACCGTCCGCTACATCACCAAGGGAGGCTACGAACGAGTGCAACCCCTCCACCCGATTGTCCGCGCACTCGCCGAGCAGATGCCTCCCCGCGGCTACTGGTTCCCCAGCCCTAACGGCACAGGCCCGATCCTCGCCAAGACCGTCTCCACCAGAGTCGGCATCCGCATCAAGGCCGCAGGGATCGACGACCCCAAGATCACCGCACACAGCATCAGGCACTGGTTCGGCACATCCCTCGCACGCGGAGGCGCCGACATCCGCGTCATCCAAACGCTCATGGGGCACGAGCTCATCAGCAGCACGCAGATCTACGTGCAGGTCGACCAAGCGCCCAAGATCACCGCCCTCGACGGACTGCCCCTCATCGCCGCACCCGCAATCACCGCGCTCGCCGGAGCGCCGCGGCTCCCGCAAATCGAGGACCAAAGGCGTCAACGCGATGCCGCGATCGCTCACGGTACCCGCCGCAAGTACGGGCAGGGCTGCCGATGCGACGAGTGCCGGGCCGATCACCGAGAGCGGGCAGCACGCTGGCGCGAGAACCGCACATCCATGGAGGCCGTATGA